A part of Oncorhynchus clarkii lewisi isolate Uvic-CL-2024 chromosome 17, UVic_Ocla_1.0, whole genome shotgun sequence genomic DNA contains:
- the LOC139371122 gene encoding succinate dehydrogenase [ubiquinone] iron-sulfur subunit, mitochondrial-like: MSVVCLSSLGRCSAVAFRSSAGMVAVRYAQTAAATAPQPRIKKFQVYRWDPDTVGDKPRMQTFDIDLNTCGPMVLDALIKIKNEMDGTLTFRRSCREGICGSCAMNINGGNTLACLNKIDTNTSKATKIYPLPHMYVVKDLVPDMSNFYAQYKSIEPYLKKKDETNEGKEQYHQTVEDRQKLDGLYECILCACCSTSCPSYWWNGDKYLGPAVLMQAYRWMIDSRDEFTEERLSKLQDPFSLYRCHTIMNCTKTCPKGLNPGKAIAEIKKMMATYKEKKSASA, from the exons ATGTCGGTCGTTTGTCTCTCGTCCTTGGGTCGCTGTAGCGCCGTGGCATTCCGATCTTCCGCTGGAATGGTG GCGGTTCGGTATGCCCAGACAGCAGCGGCCACAGCCCCACAGCCTAGAATCAAGAAGTTCCAGGTGTACCGCTGGGACCCAGACACAGTTGGGGACAAGCCCCGCATGCAGACCTTCGACATTGACCTCAACAC CTGTGGCCCCATGGTATTAGATGCCCTCATCAAGATCAAGAACGAGATGGACGGCACTCTGACTTTCCGTCGCTCCTGCAGAGAGG GTATCTGTGGATCCTGTGCAATGAACATCAATGGAGGCAACACACTGGCCTGCCTCAACAAGATTGACACCAACACCAGCAAGGCTACCAAGATCTACCCTCTGCCACACATGTACGTGGTCAAGGACCTGGTGCCT GATATGAGTAATTTCTATGCTCAGTACAAGTCAATCGAGCCCTACCTGAAGAAGAAAGATGAGACAAATGAGGGAAAGGAACAATACCATCAGACTGTGGAGGACAGACAAAAACTG GACGGGCTGTATGAATGTATTCTGTGTGCGTGCTGCAGCACCAGCTGTCCCAGCTACTGGTGGAATGGAGACAAGTACCTGGGACCTGCTGTCCTCATGCAG GCCTATCGTTGGATGATCGACTCGCGAGACGAGTTCACAGAGGAGCGTCTTTCCAAACTGCAggatcctttctctctctaccgctgTCACACCATCATGAACTGCACTAAGACCTGCCCCAAG GGCCTTAACCCAGGGAAGGCGATTGCAGAGATTAAGAAGATGATGGCCACTTACAAGGAGAAGAAATCAGCTTCTGCTTGA
- the LOC139369832 gene encoding microfibrillar-associated protein 2, translated as MRVLLLLSMPVLLLAQPPLYQEPFPFLEDYGPDYFPDNPDTDVQQQILSQVPQMFPGPERPGLSEQETEPTEPGPLDCREEQYPCTRLYSVHKPCKQCLNSLCFYSLRRVYVVNKEVCVRTVCAHEELLRADMCRDQFPRCGVAAVSGQCGSLGSSCGKSCGGC; from the exons ATGAGAGTCCTCCTACTGCTCTCCATGCCAG TCCTCCTGCTAGCTCAGCCCCCCCTCTACCAAGAACCATTTCCTTTCCTGG AGGACTATGGCCCTGATTATTTCCCAG ATAATCCTGACACGGATGTCCAGCAGCAGATTCTGTCACAGGTTCCCCAAATGTTCCCTGGTCCCGAACGTCCTGGTCTGTCTG agcaagagacagagccCACAGAACCTGGCCCCCTAG ATTGTCGAGAGGAGCAGTACCCCTGCACCAGACTCTACTCTGTTCACAAACCATGCAAACAGTGTCTGAATAGCCTCTGCTTCTACAG CTTGCGAAGGGTGTATGTGGTCAACAAGGAGGTGTGTGTCAGGACCGTGTGTGCGCATGAAGAGCTGCTAAGAG ctgacATGTGCCGTGACCAGTTCCCTCGTTGTGGTGTAGCGGCGGTGAGTGGCCAGTGTGGGTCACTGGGGAGCAGCTGTGGGAAGAGCTGTGGAGGCTGTTGA